A single Heterodontus francisci isolate sHetFra1 chromosome 11, sHetFra1.hap1, whole genome shotgun sequence DNA region contains:
- the LOC137375113 gene encoding transforming growth factor beta activator LRRC33-like isoform X2, with translation MELTVLSISLILRALVMLDRGSNVEASLVRSLGSCRMVDTVSFCQGGRLHHVPVDLPVETEELLLNGNEIKTIKNRSLSTYWRLHTLNLSGNQLELIESGAFNHNRNLKDLNLKNNRIDLNYLETHLALRTLTAFTRLDLSGNRLNEVVASYIVQNLTTLEYLSLARNFIMRLEPSTLEGLVQLRELNLENNYIFEIESGTFEGLRSLTRLNLAHNHIPCIVDFSLYQVKTLNISHNVVELFLARESEIEFQLETLDLTHNKLLFFPLLPKHKKLKMLLLSDNEMSFYGDLMNDSSAEIHFIQIVGNVTNITSVNLWDEVISVSLPELQVLDMSRNSFRYLPHGFLRGITSLSTLQLNQNCLKNFSLTEEDPFLFLQTIDLSQNQLSHLNFNVSKLEKLNYFNLSFNKFESVPSDLFTKMPRLVTMDLSHNNVSVCDYPLENEKRTLNASCAALAHIKSLKRLYLSNCALVTLPANAFVGSPLTHLDISSNTGLRLEASTFQAVAKSLQFLSLKKNGLASNQLDTGLQVTFSNLMTLDLSENSITSLHPALKNLPLKLLDLRKNQLSSLQQDVLHSLLHSLRVIFLSGNTFDCCQLNWWTSLINTKTLIIPDRSEVTCNTSFKLEHIDSISQYTKINCKVDNTVLKYFLLLLPTILCILTICVMVLLSLSSKLLPKYVKAKCGSGAEY, from the exons ATGGAGCTCACAGTCCTGTCCATTTCCCTCATTCTCAGGGCACTGGTGATGCTTGATAGAGGAAGCAATGTTGAAGCCTCTTTGGTGAGATCTCTGGGGAGCTGCAGAATG GTTGACACGGTGTCATTCTGCCAGGGAGGGAGGTTACATCATGTGCCAGTGGACCTGCCTGTTGAAACAGAGGAGCTCCTTCTTAACGGAAATGAAATTAAAACAATAAAGAACAGgtcactttctacatactggcgtctgcacacactgaatctgAGCGGGAATCAGCTTGAGCTCATTGAGTCTGGAGCCTTCAATCACAACAGGAACCTCAAAGATTTGAACCTAAAAAACAATCGGATTGATTTAAATTATCTAGAAACTCATTTGGCACTAAGGACTCTCACAGCTTTCACTAGATTGGATTTATCTGGGAATCGACTTAATGAAGTTGTGGCAAGCTACATTGTTCAAAATCTGACCACTCTGGAATATCTATCTCTGGCCAGAAATTTCATCATGAGATTGGAACCTAGCACGCTTGAGGGTCTTGTCCAGCTTCGAGAACTAAACTTGGAGAACAATTATATCTTTGAAATTGAAAGTGGGACATTTGAAGGTTTGAGAAGTCTAACCAGGCTGAACCTTGCTCATAATCACATCCCCTGCATTGTGGATTTCAGTTTATACCAAGTAAAAACATTAAACATCAGTCACAATGTCGTGGAACTGTTTTTAGCCAGAGAAAGTGAGATTGAATTTCAGCTGGAAACTCTGGACTTGACGCATAACAAACTACTGTTTTTCCCGCTCTTACCAAAACACAAGAAGCTCAAGATGCTGTTGCTGTCAGACAATGAGATGAGTTTTTACGGTGATCTGATGAATGACTCCTCTGCTGAGATTCACTTCATCCAGATTGTTGGAAATGTCACCAACATTACTTCCGTGAATCTTTGGGATGAGGTGATTTCTGTAAGTCTACCAGAGCTGCAGGTTCTGGATATGAGCCGGAATTCATTTCGATATCTTCCCCATGGATTCCTCCGAGGAATAACATCATTATCAACTCTACAACTCAACCAGAACTGTTTAAAGAACTTCTCTCTAACAGAGGAGGATCCTTTTCTCTTTCTTCAGACAATTGATCTTAGTCAAAATCAACTGTCTCATCTAAATTTCAATGTTAGCAAGCTAGAGAAGCTGAACTATTTTAATCTCAGCTTCAACAAATTTGAATCAGTGCCTTCCGATCTCTTTACTAAGATGCCTCGGCTTGTAACAATGGATCTCAGTCACAACAATGTCTCTGTTTGTGACTACCCTTTAGAAAATGAGAAAAGGACTTTAAACGCAAGTTGTGCTGCGTTGGCGCATATCAAATCTTTGAAACGACTTTATCTATCCAATTGTGCATTGGTGACACTACCAGCCAATGCTTTTGTTGGCTCACCATTAACCCATCTAGATATATCATCCAATACTGGACTCAGATTGGAGGCAAGCACATTTCAAGCTGTGGCCAAGTCATTACAATTCTTATCTCTCAAAAAAAATGGCTTAGCTTCCAACCAGTTAGatactggcctacaagtgactttcAGCAACCTCATGACTTTGGACTTGTCTGAAAATTCCATAACAAGTCTTCATCctgcactgaaaaaccttcccctaaAATTGCTGGATTTACGTAAGAACCAGCTGTCCTCTCTTCAGCAGGATGTGCTGCACAGTCTTTTGCACAGTCTTCGAGTTATATTCCTGAGTGGCAATACCTTTGACTGTTGCCAGCTGAACTGGTGGACGTCCCTGATCAATACCAAGACACTGATTATTCCTGATAGATCTGAAGTCACTTGCAACACATCTTTCAAACTGGAGCACATTGATAGCATTTCCCAGTATACCAAAATTAACTGCAAAGTCGATAACactgttttaaaatattttttgttgTTATTGCCAACAATTCTGTGCATTCTCACCATTTGTGTGATGGTTCTACTCTCTTTAAGTTCCAAGTTGTTGCCTAAATATGTGAAAGCTAAATGTGGATCGGGAGCTGAGTATTAG
- the LOC137375113 gene encoding transforming growth factor beta activator LRRC33-like isoform X1, with the protein MPAHCEVGITVRMELTVLSISLILRALVMLDRGSNVEASLVRSLGSCRMVDTVSFCQGGRLHHVPVDLPVETEELLLNGNEIKTIKNRSLSTYWRLHTLNLSGNQLELIESGAFNHNRNLKDLNLKNNRIDLNYLETHLALRTLTAFTRLDLSGNRLNEVVASYIVQNLTTLEYLSLARNFIMRLEPSTLEGLVQLRELNLENNYIFEIESGTFEGLRSLTRLNLAHNHIPCIVDFSLYQVKTLNISHNVVELFLARESEIEFQLETLDLTHNKLLFFPLLPKHKKLKMLLLSDNEMSFYGDLMNDSSAEIHFIQIVGNVTNITSVNLWDEVISVSLPELQVLDMSRNSFRYLPHGFLRGITSLSTLQLNQNCLKNFSLTEEDPFLFLQTIDLSQNQLSHLNFNVSKLEKLNYFNLSFNKFESVPSDLFTKMPRLVTMDLSHNNVSVCDYPLENEKRTLNASCAALAHIKSLKRLYLSNCALVTLPANAFVGSPLTHLDISSNTGLRLEASTFQAVAKSLQFLSLKKNGLASNQLDTGLQVTFSNLMTLDLSENSITSLHPALKNLPLKLLDLRKNQLSSLQQDVLHSLLHSLRVIFLSGNTFDCCQLNWWTSLINTKTLIIPDRSEVTCNTSFKLEHIDSISQYTKINCKVDNTVLKYFLLLLPTILCILTICVMVLLSLSSKLLPKYVKAKCGSGAEY; encoded by the exons ATGCCCGCACACTGTGAGGTCG GTATAACTGTGAGAATGGAGCTCACAGTCCTGTCCATTTCCCTCATTCTCAGGGCACTGGTGATGCTTGATAGAGGAAGCAATGTTGAAGCCTCTTTGGTGAGATCTCTGGGGAGCTGCAGAATG GTTGACACGGTGTCATTCTGCCAGGGAGGGAGGTTACATCATGTGCCAGTGGACCTGCCTGTTGAAACAGAGGAGCTCCTTCTTAACGGAAATGAAATTAAAACAATAAAGAACAGgtcactttctacatactggcgtctgcacacactgaatctgAGCGGGAATCAGCTTGAGCTCATTGAGTCTGGAGCCTTCAATCACAACAGGAACCTCAAAGATTTGAACCTAAAAAACAATCGGATTGATTTAAATTATCTAGAAACTCATTTGGCACTAAGGACTCTCACAGCTTTCACTAGATTGGATTTATCTGGGAATCGACTTAATGAAGTTGTGGCAAGCTACATTGTTCAAAATCTGACCACTCTGGAATATCTATCTCTGGCCAGAAATTTCATCATGAGATTGGAACCTAGCACGCTTGAGGGTCTTGTCCAGCTTCGAGAACTAAACTTGGAGAACAATTATATCTTTGAAATTGAAAGTGGGACATTTGAAGGTTTGAGAAGTCTAACCAGGCTGAACCTTGCTCATAATCACATCCCCTGCATTGTGGATTTCAGTTTATACCAAGTAAAAACATTAAACATCAGTCACAATGTCGTGGAACTGTTTTTAGCCAGAGAAAGTGAGATTGAATTTCAGCTGGAAACTCTGGACTTGACGCATAACAAACTACTGTTTTTCCCGCTCTTACCAAAACACAAGAAGCTCAAGATGCTGTTGCTGTCAGACAATGAGATGAGTTTTTACGGTGATCTGATGAATGACTCCTCTGCTGAGATTCACTTCATCCAGATTGTTGGAAATGTCACCAACATTACTTCCGTGAATCTTTGGGATGAGGTGATTTCTGTAAGTCTACCAGAGCTGCAGGTTCTGGATATGAGCCGGAATTCATTTCGATATCTTCCCCATGGATTCCTCCGAGGAATAACATCATTATCAACTCTACAACTCAACCAGAACTGTTTAAAGAACTTCTCTCTAACAGAGGAGGATCCTTTTCTCTTTCTTCAGACAATTGATCTTAGTCAAAATCAACTGTCTCATCTAAATTTCAATGTTAGCAAGCTAGAGAAGCTGAACTATTTTAATCTCAGCTTCAACAAATTTGAATCAGTGCCTTCCGATCTCTTTACTAAGATGCCTCGGCTTGTAACAATGGATCTCAGTCACAACAATGTCTCTGTTTGTGACTACCCTTTAGAAAATGAGAAAAGGACTTTAAACGCAAGTTGTGCTGCGTTGGCGCATATCAAATCTTTGAAACGACTTTATCTATCCAATTGTGCATTGGTGACACTACCAGCCAATGCTTTTGTTGGCTCACCATTAACCCATCTAGATATATCATCCAATACTGGACTCAGATTGGAGGCAAGCACATTTCAAGCTGTGGCCAAGTCATTACAATTCTTATCTCTCAAAAAAAATGGCTTAGCTTCCAACCAGTTAGatactggcctacaagtgactttcAGCAACCTCATGACTTTGGACTTGTCTGAAAATTCCATAACAAGTCTTCATCctgcactgaaaaaccttcccctaaAATTGCTGGATTTACGTAAGAACCAGCTGTCCTCTCTTCAGCAGGATGTGCTGCACAGTCTTTTGCACAGTCTTCGAGTTATATTCCTGAGTGGCAATACCTTTGACTGTTGCCAGCTGAACTGGTGGACGTCCCTGATCAATACCAAGACACTGATTATTCCTGATAGATCTGAAGTCACTTGCAACACATCTTTCAAACTGGAGCACATTGATAGCATTTCCCAGTATACCAAAATTAACTGCAAAGTCGATAACactgttttaaaatattttttgttgTTATTGCCAACAATTCTGTGCATTCTCACCATTTGTGTGATGGTTCTACTCTCTTTAAGTTCCAAGTTGTTGCCTAAATATGTGAAAGCTAAATGTGGATCGGGAGCTGAGTATTAG